A part of Myxococcus landrumus genomic DNA contains:
- a CDS encoding biopolymer transporter ExbD: MGMSMGGGRGGMKSEINVTPLVDVVLVLLIIFMVVTPMMKRGKEVELPQAQQTEEDGPDPLILSMTPDRKLFVESEVSANEADFQSKLRNAMRADPKRRLLLKADQSLTYSDVMKVMLLAKATGAEKVSLAVVTPKQGP; encoded by the coding sequence ATGGGTATGTCGATGGGCGGTGGCCGTGGGGGCATGAAGAGTGAGATCAACGTCACGCCCTTGGTCGACGTGGTGTTGGTGCTCCTCATCATCTTCATGGTGGTGACGCCGATGATGAAGCGGGGGAAGGAGGTCGAGCTTCCCCAGGCTCAGCAGACCGAGGAGGACGGACCGGATCCGCTGATTCTCTCCATGACACCGGACCGGAAGCTGTTCGTGGAGTCGGAGGTGTCCGCGAATGAGGCGGACTTCCAGTCGAAGCTGCGGAATGCGATGCGCGCGGACCCCAAGCGGCGGTTGCTGCTGAAGGCGGACCAGTCGTTGACCTACAGCGACGTGATGAAGGTGATGCTGCTGGCGAAGGCCACGGGGGCGGAGAAGGTCTCGCTCGCGGTGGTGACGCCGAAGCAGGGCCCATAG
- a CDS encoding NAD-dependent succinate-semialdehyde dehydrogenase produces the protein MAIATINPATGKTLRTFDALTPAELESKLQRAADTFREYRRTSFAERARWMRRAAELLDAEADRYGRLMTEEMGKPLEAAKAEARKCATACRYYVAKAEGLLKDRPVEVGGDTAFVRYQPLGPVLAVMPWNFPFWQVVRFAAPALMAGNVGLLKHAHNVPQCALALEELFLQSGFPTGAFQTLLIETSEVNRVIEDPRVRAVTLTGSEGAGRAVGACAGKALKKVVLELGGSDPFIVLPSADLDKAVETAVSARLVNNGQSCIAAKRFILAAPIADEFERRFIERLKRITVGDPMDPKTDMGPLATGGILQGLHAQVEASVKAGARLLLGGKPLQGPGNFYPPTVLADPPPNAPAFHEELFGPVATLLRARDAAHALELANATPFGLGASVWTRDAEEQRQFIDGLEAGMVFVNEMVVSDARLPFGGVKHSGHGRELADLGLHEFLNAKTVRVASASNTAPTARVGAVSE, from the coding sequence ATGGCCATCGCGACCATCAACCCGGCGACGGGAAAGACGCTGCGCACGTTCGATGCCCTCACGCCGGCGGAGCTGGAGTCGAAGCTCCAGCGCGCGGCGGACACGTTCCGCGAGTACCGCCGCACTTCCTTCGCCGAGCGCGCCCGGTGGATGCGCCGCGCCGCGGAGCTGCTCGACGCGGAGGCGGACCGCTACGGCCGGCTCATGACGGAGGAGATGGGCAAGCCCCTGGAGGCCGCGAAGGCCGAGGCCCGCAAGTGCGCCACCGCGTGCCGCTACTACGTGGCCAAGGCGGAGGGCCTGCTCAAGGACCGCCCCGTCGAGGTGGGCGGTGACACGGCCTTCGTGCGCTACCAACCCCTGGGCCCGGTGCTCGCCGTCATGCCGTGGAACTTCCCCTTCTGGCAGGTGGTGCGCTTCGCCGCGCCCGCGCTGATGGCCGGCAACGTGGGCCTGCTCAAGCACGCGCACAACGTGCCCCAATGCGCGCTGGCGTTGGAAGAGTTGTTCCTGCAATCGGGTTTCCCCACCGGCGCCTTCCAGACGCTGCTCATCGAGACGTCGGAGGTGAATCGCGTCATCGAGGACCCGCGCGTGCGAGCCGTGACGCTCACCGGAAGCGAGGGCGCGGGCCGGGCCGTGGGGGCGTGCGCGGGCAAGGCGCTCAAGAAGGTGGTGCTGGAGCTGGGCGGCAGCGACCCGTTCATCGTCCTGCCCAGCGCGGACCTGGACAAGGCGGTGGAGACCGCGGTGTCCGCGCGCCTCGTCAACAATGGCCAGTCCTGCATCGCCGCCAAGCGCTTCATCCTCGCCGCGCCCATCGCCGATGAGTTCGAGCGCCGCTTCATCGAGCGCCTCAAGCGCATCACCGTCGGCGACCCCATGGACCCGAAGACAGACATGGGCCCCCTCGCCACGGGCGGCATCCTCCAGGGGCTGCATGCGCAGGTGGAGGCCAGCGTGAAGGCCGGGGCGCGGCTGCTCCTCGGAGGCAAACCCTTGCAGGGCCCCGGGAACTTCTATCCGCCGACGGTGCTCGCGGACCCGCCGCCGAACGCGCCCGCGTTCCATGAGGAGCTGTTCGGCCCGGTGGCCACGCTGCTGCGCGCACGCGACGCGGCGCATGCCCTGGAGCTCGCCAACGCGACACCGTTTGGACTCGGCGCGAGCGTGTGGACACGCGACGCCGAGGAGCAGCGTCAGTTCATCGACGGCCTCGAAGCCGGCATGGTGTTCGTCAACGAGATGGTGGTCTCCGACGCGCGGCTGCCCTTCGGCGGCGTGAAGCACTCCGGCCACGGGCGAGAGCTCGCGGACCTGGGGCTGCACGAGTTCCTCAACGCCAAGACGGTGCGAGTCGCCAGCGCGTCCAACACGGCACCCACCGCTCGGGTCGGCGCCGTCAGCGAGTAG
- a CDS encoding histone deacetylase family protein has product MSVWSWLRRWFPALRTEFVPIFYDEAYRLPLTGIENTVGVEPRGVDFTTWYLLEKHVVRPADVYRPRPVSYAELSRVHDAAYLESLGRPETLARIYAVDPSEVPVDTLLSNVRLVCGGTLGAARLAFGRRGPVVNMAGGFHHAAPGRGGGFCAVNDIAVALASLQSDGFEGQTVVLDLDAHPPDGTAECLAGNPKVWIGSLSGSDWGSLPEGVDETRVPDGTSDDDYLAHLRALLSRMPKADLAFVIAGGDVLAGDRFGRVGLSVEGARRRDQLIADALRGVPSVWLPGGGYHADSWKLFAGTVLVLSGMGGRRIKERYDPLSARYRRISRLLVREGAPLDEITITLEDLEGSLGLGGDPQPRVLGYYTAQALEYALFRYGLLWQVERLGYSRPRVEVNATGAGDRIKVLGRAGGQEHLLVDVVVERRTIADEPYFFVNWLSLRHPRARFSERRPQLPGQEVPGLGLAREATEMFVLMARRLELAGVAFRPMWYHLSVVARARFRFVDPTRQGRFEALMRDLSQLPLLEATRAVADSRVLLNGEPYRWEPADMVLRLEPQPLDTDAIAAERERCLFTVEPRH; this is encoded by the coding sequence ATGAGCGTGTGGAGTTGGTTGCGCCGATGGTTCCCCGCGCTGCGAACCGAGTTCGTCCCCATCTTCTACGATGAGGCCTACCGCCTCCCGCTCACCGGCATCGAGAACACCGTCGGCGTCGAGCCCCGCGGCGTCGACTTCACCACCTGGTACCTCCTCGAGAAGCACGTCGTCCGCCCCGCCGACGTCTACCGGCCCCGCCCCGTGAGCTACGCCGAGCTCTCCCGCGTCCACGACGCCGCCTACCTCGAATCCCTCGGCCGCCCGGAGACCCTCGCGCGCATCTACGCCGTGGACCCGTCCGAAGTCCCGGTCGACACGCTCCTGTCCAACGTTCGCCTCGTCTGCGGAGGCACCCTCGGCGCCGCACGCCTCGCCTTCGGCCGCCGAGGCCCCGTCGTCAACATGGCCGGCGGCTTCCACCACGCCGCCCCCGGACGCGGCGGAGGCTTCTGCGCCGTCAACGACATCGCCGTGGCGCTCGCCTCCCTCCAGTCCGATGGCTTCGAAGGGCAGACCGTTGTCCTCGACCTCGACGCCCACCCGCCCGATGGCACCGCCGAGTGTCTCGCCGGCAACCCCAAGGTCTGGATTGGCTCTCTCTCCGGCAGCGACTGGGGCTCACTCCCCGAAGGTGTCGACGAGACGCGCGTCCCCGACGGCACCTCCGACGACGACTACCTCGCGCACCTCCGGGCCCTCCTGTCGCGCATGCCCAAGGCCGACCTCGCCTTCGTCATCGCGGGCGGAGACGTCCTCGCCGGAGACCGCTTCGGCCGCGTGGGGCTCTCGGTGGAAGGCGCGCGCCGCCGCGACCAGCTCATCGCCGACGCCCTTCGCGGAGTCCCCAGCGTCTGGCTCCCCGGAGGCGGCTACCACGCCGACTCCTGGAAGCTCTTCGCCGGCACCGTCCTCGTGCTCTCCGGCATGGGCGGCCGTCGCATCAAGGAGCGCTATGACCCGCTGAGCGCCCGCTACCGCCGCATCTCCCGCCTGCTCGTGCGGGAAGGCGCGCCGCTCGACGAAATCACCATCACCCTCGAGGACCTCGAAGGCTCGCTCGGCCTGGGCGGAGACCCGCAGCCCCGCGTGCTCGGCTACTACACGGCGCAGGCGCTGGAGTACGCGCTCTTCCGCTATGGCCTCCTGTGGCAGGTGGAGCGCCTGGGCTACAGCCGCCCTCGCGTCGAGGTGAACGCCACCGGCGCCGGAGACCGCATCAAGGTGCTCGGCCGGGCCGGAGGACAAGAGCACCTCCTCGTCGACGTCGTCGTGGAGCGCCGCACCATCGCCGACGAGCCGTACTTCTTCGTCAACTGGCTCAGCCTGCGCCACCCGCGCGCGCGCTTCAGCGAGCGCCGCCCCCAGCTCCCCGGCCAGGAGGTCCCCGGCCTGGGCCTGGCGCGCGAGGCCACCGAGATGTTCGTGCTGATGGCCCGACGACTGGAGCTCGCCGGCGTCGCGTTCCGTCCCATGTGGTACCACCTCTCCGTGGTGGCCCGAGCCCGCTTCCGCTTCGTGGACCCCACGAGACAAGGCCGCTTCGAGGCCCTGATGAGAGACCTCTCCCAGCTCCCCCTGCTGGAGGCCACCCGCGCCGTCGCCGACAGCCGGGTCCTCCTCAATGGCGAGCCCTACCGCTGGGAGCCCGCCGACATGGTCCTGCGCCTGGAGCCCCAGCCGCTCGACACCGACGCCATCGCCGCCGAACGGGAGCGCTGCCTCTTCACCGTGGAGCCGCGCCACTGA
- a CDS encoding acyltransferase, translated as MDLDALRREQHKLRLSWMPWLYFSLKPRHREWAEAWQREVQQRLRDLETVEIAEGCFIAPEARVFAEPGRSVVIGPGCSIAADAFVHGPVVLGPRVSLNARVSLDGGAGGIRIGEGSRIATGATLYAFDHGLAPDRPVREQPVTSRGITVGADVWIGANAGVTDGVTVGDHAVVAMGAVVTRDVPPWAIVGGVPARVLGDRRERPRSGFPGGWEPEDQG; from the coding sequence GTGGACCTGGACGCACTTCGTCGTGAGCAACACAAGCTGCGGCTCTCCTGGATGCCGTGGCTCTACTTCTCCCTCAAGCCGCGCCACCGCGAGTGGGCCGAGGCCTGGCAGCGCGAGGTGCAACAGCGCCTGCGCGACCTGGAGACGGTTGAAATCGCGGAGGGATGTTTCATCGCCCCGGAGGCCCGCGTCTTCGCCGAGCCCGGCCGCTCCGTCGTCATCGGCCCTGGCTGTAGCATCGCCGCGGACGCTTTCGTCCACGGCCCTGTCGTCCTGGGCCCTCGCGTGAGCCTCAATGCCCGGGTGAGCCTGGATGGCGGTGCGGGCGGCATCCGTATCGGCGAGGGCTCACGTATCGCCACCGGCGCCACCCTCTATGCCTTCGACCACGGCCTCGCGCCGGACCGCCCCGTGCGTGAGCAGCCTGTGACATCTCGCGGCATCACCGTGGGAGCCGATGTGTGGATAGGTGCCAACGCGGGCGTGACGGACGGCGTCACCGTCGGAGACCACGCCGTGGTGGCCATGGGCGCGGTGGTGACGCGGGATGTGCCCCCGTGGGCCATCGTCGGCGGAGTGCCCGCCCGCGTGCTCGGAGACCGTCGAGAGCGCCCTCGTTCGGGTTTTCCGGGCGGGTGGGAACCCGAGGACCAAGGGTGA
- a CDS encoding sigma 54-interacting transcriptional regulator, with translation MPQLLVLPDGRRLPLDKPVVSIGSDATCDAVVQAPGVKPSHALLFRDARGWSVSPAGRGCDVRVRGKRVDLAPLEPGDRVRVGTVELELVEAVEPSATGAAREEHAPRGSEGRVVALLSELASRLLVQRPPQEVLEVAMRGLAEVVRADVGFLVTAESLDGPRRVVCATGTRPDVAVVDSLVDRVMTSGAPLRVADVAADAALAGAPSLTALRLCSALVVPLRVESVPLSVVYLGRRLGAPAFSSTELEEAMALSGLAALLLSTRRELTELRAQVDGLTRRIEAATFEGLIGESPSMRAMYRQVERLGPTPLHVLIQGETGTGKELVARALHRRSGRRGRLVAINCAALPESLIERELFGHARGAFTGAGPERAGLVEAADGGTLFLDEIGDMPLSLQTRLLRVVQEREVTRLGEHQPRKVDVRVVSATHVSLEEAVRRGTFRADLRFRLDEVRVDVPPLRERGDDVLLIAHHVLSQEARKAKGFTQKAAEALRGHPFPGNVRELSSRVRRAAVLASDELLRPEDLELGGDGVPMMPLEEAREAFVQRYVREAIARSGGSKKDAAAALGIGLRSLFRYLGEGD, from the coding sequence ATGCCCCAGCTCCTCGTCCTCCCTGACGGCCGCCGTCTTCCCCTGGACAAGCCGGTGGTCTCCATCGGCTCCGACGCGACGTGCGACGCCGTGGTGCAGGCGCCCGGCGTGAAGCCCAGCCATGCGCTGCTGTTCCGCGACGCCCGCGGCTGGAGTGTGTCCCCCGCGGGACGCGGCTGTGACGTCCGGGTGCGAGGCAAGCGCGTGGACCTGGCGCCCCTGGAGCCGGGAGACCGTGTGCGCGTGGGCACGGTGGAACTGGAGCTCGTCGAGGCGGTCGAGCCCTCCGCCACCGGCGCCGCTCGCGAGGAGCACGCCCCTCGGGGCAGCGAAGGGCGCGTGGTGGCGCTGCTGTCGGAGCTGGCCTCGCGGCTGTTGGTGCAGCGCCCACCGCAGGAGGTGCTGGAGGTGGCGATGCGGGGGCTCGCCGAGGTGGTGCGCGCGGACGTGGGCTTCCTGGTCACCGCGGAGTCACTCGACGGTCCGCGCCGCGTGGTGTGCGCCACGGGCACGCGTCCGGATGTGGCGGTGGTGGACAGCCTGGTGGACCGGGTGATGACGTCCGGTGCCCCCTTGCGAGTGGCGGATGTGGCGGCCGACGCGGCGCTGGCGGGAGCGCCGAGCCTCACGGCGCTGCGACTGTGCTCCGCGCTGGTGGTGCCGCTGCGCGTGGAGTCGGTGCCCCTGTCGGTGGTCTACCTGGGGCGGAGGCTGGGCGCGCCCGCGTTCTCCTCGACGGAGCTGGAAGAGGCGATGGCGCTCTCCGGGCTCGCGGCGCTGCTGCTCTCCACCCGACGTGAGCTGACGGAGCTGCGCGCGCAGGTGGATGGACTCACGCGCCGCATCGAGGCGGCGACCTTCGAAGGGCTCATCGGCGAGTCCCCGTCGATGCGCGCGATGTATCGGCAGGTGGAGCGACTGGGGCCCACGCCGCTCCACGTGCTCATCCAAGGGGAGACGGGCACGGGCAAGGAGCTGGTGGCCAGGGCGCTGCATCGGCGCAGTGGCCGTCGAGGGCGACTGGTGGCCATCAACTGCGCGGCGCTGCCGGAGAGCCTCATCGAGCGCGAGCTGTTCGGCCACGCGCGCGGCGCCTTCACGGGCGCGGGCCCGGAGCGCGCGGGCCTGGTGGAGGCGGCCGACGGGGGCACGCTGTTCCTGGATGAGATTGGCGACATGCCCCTGTCGCTCCAGACGCGCCTGCTCCGCGTGGTGCAGGAGCGCGAGGTGACCCGGTTGGGGGAGCACCAGCCTCGCAAGGTGGACGTGCGCGTGGTGTCGGCGACGCATGTCTCCCTGGAAGAGGCCGTGCGCCGAGGGACGTTCCGAGCGGACCTCCGCTTCCGCCTGGACGAGGTGCGCGTGGACGTACCTCCGCTCCGGGAGCGCGGCGACGACGTGCTGCTCATCGCGCACCACGTCCTTTCGCAGGAGGCGCGCAAGGCGAAAGGCTTCACGCAGAAGGCGGCGGAGGCGCTGCGAGGCCATCCCTTCCCCGGCAACGTGCGAGAGCTGTCGTCGCGCGTGCGCCGCGCGGCGGTGCTGGCGTCGGACGAGCTGCTGCGGCCGGAGGACCTGGAGCTCGGCGGGGATGGCGTGCCCATGATGCCGCTCGAAGAGGCGCGCGAGGCCTTCGTGCAGCGTTATGTCCGTGAGGCGATTGCTCGCAGCGGGGGCAGCAAGAAGGACGCGGCGGCGGCGCTGGGCATCGGCCTGCGCTCCCTGTTCCGCTACCTGGGCGAGGGGGACTGA
- a CDS encoding phosphatase PAP2 family protein has product MSGRHVAVTRLYGMLLLLLVCCLGFIALSDEVTEGETQDFDERVLRAMRSPGDLSVPRGPWWLRPMAEDVTSLGGAPVLLLVTLAVLGFLLLARRYRTVLLVLVATVGGTLLNGGLKHLFARPRPSVVPHLQHVVSTSFPSGHAMLSAIVYLTLGGLLAQLAEPRRLKAYILTVALMLPLLVGLTRVYLGVHYPTDVLGGWVAGLAWALLTALTARALRQRSPALREETHRVVE; this is encoded by the coding sequence ATGTCTGGGCGGCACGTGGCGGTGACGCGGCTCTACGGGATGCTGCTGTTGCTGTTGGTGTGCTGCCTGGGGTTCATTGCGCTGTCGGACGAGGTGACAGAGGGGGAGACGCAGGACTTCGACGAGCGGGTGTTGCGAGCGATGCGCAGCCCTGGAGACCTGTCGGTGCCGCGAGGCCCCTGGTGGCTGCGTCCGATGGCGGAGGACGTGACGTCACTGGGGGGCGCGCCGGTGTTGTTGCTGGTGACGCTGGCGGTGCTGGGCTTCTTGTTGCTGGCGAGGCGCTACCGGACGGTGTTGCTGGTCCTGGTGGCGACGGTGGGCGGGACGCTGTTGAACGGGGGGCTGAAGCATCTGTTCGCGCGGCCTCGGCCATCGGTGGTGCCGCATCTCCAGCACGTGGTGTCGACGAGCTTCCCGAGCGGGCACGCGATGTTGTCAGCGATTGTGTACCTCACGCTGGGAGGGCTGTTGGCGCAGCTCGCGGAGCCCCGGCGGCTGAAGGCATACATCCTCACGGTGGCGTTGATGCTCCCGCTCCTGGTGGGACTGACGCGGGTGTACCTGGGCGTGCACTACCCCACGGACGTGTTGGGAGGCTGGGTGGCGGGACTCGCCTGGGCCCTGCTGACCGCGCTGACCGCACGCGCCTTGCGACAGCGCAGCCCCGCGCTTCGCGAAGAAACCCACCGCGTGGTGGAGTGA
- a CDS encoding serine/threonine-protein kinase, translating into MTGEVLSGRYRLERELGRGGMATVFLATDLRLSRPVALKRMHPGGGAGRAERFRREAELAASLRHPNVLEVHDYGEDGAHGPFLVCEWVRGEDLRALAGKLTPVPPEAAMVLAWELARALAAAHAVGIVHRDVKPENVLVAEGGPLKLADFGLAALEDQERLTSTGAVTGSLPYMAPERIDTGAYSAASDVYAVGVILFELCSGATPHAGKGAAHLAASVMTKDAPSLTEWVPGTPEPLASLVSGCLARDARDRPRDGAALASALEVLLLKRVGPPAEVAREFFGNPVAVAAKWRRGRFERLLEEGRGLLARGEGARAAKVLNAALVLEPGSAEVLALLREGPKRSGWKGGALAAGLVGCAVVGWGGWTLSRSSEGLGAGHVSPAAMQKPVGVEEAGTPRRAEVPTRPPDAVKVPNGGERETGAVAASGSEAPVDSQPPAHGQDVVPTGTAKSGGGAPAGARERGAAGRAPTDDQAMASTGTVSSGGGVPASSRQQAPSEEPAGSVKAPASGSMDSEARDRTQDAGRKPASAKLPRASVSEPAPSAAPAQAENSKAVQPAVLKVTSRPWAEVFVNGESRGYTPRVRELSLPPGTHQLRFVNPLCDEVDVAVTLAAGETVTRDVVLTLRKAEVSIQAPVGARLFVDGREVGTAPLSGPVSLEHGKHRVSAHLPGAAPVQREVDVVAGRRLDVSLGVSP; encoded by the coding sequence ATGACGGGTGAGGTGCTTTCGGGCCGCTACCGGCTCGAACGGGAGCTGGGGCGTGGAGGAATGGCCACGGTCTTCCTGGCCACGGACTTGCGGCTGTCTCGCCCGGTGGCGTTGAAGCGCATGCATCCGGGGGGAGGCGCGGGGCGCGCGGAGCGCTTCCGCCGCGAGGCCGAGCTGGCCGCGTCGCTTCGCCACCCCAACGTCCTGGAGGTCCACGACTACGGCGAGGACGGGGCTCATGGCCCGTTCCTCGTTTGTGAGTGGGTGAGAGGCGAGGACCTGCGGGCGTTGGCGGGGAAGCTGACGCCGGTGCCGCCCGAGGCCGCGATGGTGCTGGCGTGGGAGCTGGCGCGAGCGCTGGCGGCGGCGCATGCGGTGGGCATCGTCCACCGGGATGTGAAGCCGGAGAACGTGCTCGTGGCCGAGGGTGGGCCGCTGAAGCTGGCGGACTTCGGGCTCGCGGCGCTGGAGGACCAGGAGCGGCTGACGAGCACGGGCGCGGTGACGGGCTCGCTGCCGTACATGGCGCCCGAGCGCATCGACACGGGGGCGTACTCGGCGGCGTCGGATGTGTATGCGGTGGGGGTCATCCTGTTCGAGCTGTGCTCGGGGGCCACGCCGCATGCGGGCAAGGGCGCCGCGCACCTGGCCGCGTCGGTGATGACGAAGGACGCGCCGTCGCTGACGGAGTGGGTGCCGGGGACGCCCGAGCCCTTGGCCTCGTTGGTGTCGGGGTGTCTGGCGAGGGATGCGCGGGACAGGCCGAGGGATGGCGCGGCGCTCGCGTCGGCGCTGGAGGTGCTGCTCCTGAAGCGGGTGGGGCCGCCGGCGGAGGTGGCGCGGGAGTTCTTCGGAAACCCGGTGGCTGTTGCAGCGAAGTGGCGACGGGGGCGATTCGAGCGATTGCTAGAGGAGGGGCGCGGGCTGTTGGCGCGAGGGGAGGGGGCGCGGGCGGCGAAGGTGCTCAACGCGGCGCTGGTGCTGGAGCCTGGGTCGGCGGAGGTGCTGGCGCTGCTGCGCGAGGGGCCGAAGCGCTCCGGGTGGAAGGGTGGGGCCCTCGCGGCGGGGCTCGTGGGATGCGCGGTGGTGGGGTGGGGCGGGTGGACGCTGTCGCGGTCGAGTGAAGGTTTGGGCGCGGGGCACGTCAGTCCCGCCGCCATGCAGAAGCCGGTAGGAGTGGAAGAGGCGGGGACCCCTCGCCGAGCCGAAGTCCCGACGCGTCCGCCAGACGCGGTGAAGGTGCCAAACGGAGGCGAGCGGGAGACAGGAGCGGTGGCCGCGAGCGGCTCGGAGGCGCCCGTTGACTCCCAGCCGCCAGCGCACGGCCAGGACGTGGTGCCCACCGGGACGGCGAAGTCGGGCGGTGGTGCTCCAGCGGGCGCGCGCGAGCGAGGAGCGGCGGGGCGGGCGCCAACGGATGACCAGGCCATGGCATCCACCGGAACGGTGAGTTCGGGCGGTGGTGTTCCAGCAAGCTCGCGGCAGCAAGCACCGAGCGAGGAGCCGGCTGGGAGCGTCAAGGCACCTGCGTCCGGTTCGATGGACAGCGAAGCTCGTGACCGCACACAGGACGCAGGCCGAAAGCCAGCCTCGGCGAAACTCCCACGGGCTTCAGTGTCGGAGCCGGCCCCTTCAGCGGCACCCGCGCAGGCGGAGAACTCGAAGGCCGTGCAGCCCGCGGTGTTGAAGGTGACGTCGCGTCCGTGGGCGGAGGTGTTCGTGAATGGCGAGAGCCGAGGCTACACGCCTCGCGTGCGCGAGCTCTCCCTTCCACCGGGCACCCACCAACTGCGCTTCGTCAATCCGCTGTGCGACGAAGTCGATGTCGCGGTGACGCTCGCGGCCGGGGAGACCGTCACGCGCGACGTCGTCCTGACCTTGCGCAAGGCGGAGGTCTCCATCCAGGCACCCGTGGGCGCGAGGCTCTTCGTGGATGGCCGCGAAGTCGGCACCGCGCCGCTGTCGGGCCCGGTGTCCCTCGAGCACGGGAAGCATCGCGTGAGCGCGCATCTCCCGGGTGCCGCTCCCGTGCAGCGAGAGGTGGATGTGGTGGCTGGTCGTCGCCTCGACGTGTCGCTGGGGGTGTCCCCGTGA
- a CDS encoding Dickkopf N-terminal cysteine-rich domain-containing protein, with amino-acid sequence MKHVVMGLFLALAVVGCGGTKDDDGGSDDPGTKTEGLCSASKACPSGQFCFNGLCAIGCQSNANCAADQYCDLEDTGMPAAFCKNKKAGTCSSNSQCLSNQICIEGLCSLKPPENPPSCNPNTSDFKDGCDTYSVCLDPDDQGNQKPYCASFAPCPEDGVCPTGLGGAVCNDGYLANKGRFCMQGLCRENSNCPSSWNCVKPFSGAVLGFCSPGTMGMPCAENSQCKSGQCFSAPGMMGACM; translated from the coding sequence ATGAAGCATGTGGTGATGGGACTGTTCCTGGCGCTGGCGGTGGTGGGCTGTGGCGGCACGAAGGACGACGACGGGGGGAGCGACGACCCCGGCACGAAGACCGAGGGCCTGTGCAGCGCGAGCAAGGCCTGCCCCTCCGGCCAGTTCTGTTTCAACGGCCTGTGCGCCATCGGTTGTCAGTCGAACGCCAACTGCGCGGCGGACCAGTACTGCGACCTCGAGGACACGGGCATGCCCGCGGCCTTCTGCAAGAACAAGAAGGCCGGGACGTGCAGCTCCAACAGCCAGTGCTTGAGCAACCAGATTTGCATCGAGGGCCTGTGCAGCCTGAAGCCGCCCGAGAACCCGCCTTCCTGCAACCCCAACACGTCGGACTTCAAGGACGGCTGTGACACGTATTCGGTGTGCCTGGACCCGGATGACCAGGGCAACCAGAAGCCGTACTGCGCCAGCTTCGCGCCGTGCCCCGAGGACGGCGTGTGCCCCACGGGCCTGGGCGGCGCGGTGTGCAACGACGGATATCTGGCGAACAAGGGCCGCTTCTGCATGCAGGGCCTCTGCCGTGAGAACTCCAACTGCCCCTCGTCGTGGAACTGCGTGAAGCCCTTCTCCGGCGCCGTGCTGGGCTTCTGCAGCCCCGGCACCATGGGCATGCCGTGCGCCGAGAACTCCCAGTGCAAGAGCGGCCAGTGCTTCTCCGCGCCCGGAATGATGGGCGCCTGCATGTAG